The region ACGGTCTGCACACCGGCGTTGTTGACCAGGATGTCGGTCTGCAACCGCAGTCCCTCCAGCGCCCTGACGTCGGAGAGATCCACCACCCAAGCGGTTGCGCCGATCTCCCCGGCCAGCGCGTTGGCTGCGGCGTCGTCGACGTCGGCGATCGTGACGGCCGCACCGCGGCGCGCCAGCTCCCGCGCACAGGCCGCACCGATCCCGCTGGCGGCGCCCGTCACGAGGGCGGCGCGGCCGCCGAGTTCACTCACAGAACGCCGGCTTTCGCGAGCTCCTCACGGTCGGCCTCGTCGAGCTTCTTGAGGTCCAGGCCGTTGGTCTCACGGGTCAACCACGCGGCCACCAGCGTGATCACCGCCGCGCCCGCGAGATACAGCGCGATGGGCACCGCAGAGCCGAAGGCGTCCAGCAGCCAGGTGGCGATCGCCGGGGCCACAGATCCGGCCACGATCGAGGTGACCTGATAGCCGAGAGACACACCGGAATAGCGCATCCGCGTCGGGAACATCTCGGCCATGATCGCCGGCTGCGGCGAGTACATCAGCGCATGGATCATCAGGCCGAGAATGATCGCGCCCATGATCAGCAGGTAGTCGCCACTGTTCATCATCGGGAAGGCGAAGAAGCCCCATGTGCCCGCGAGAAGGGCACCGGCGATGTACACCGGCCGGCGTCCGAACCGATCGGACAGTCGGCCCACCTGCGGGATCACCAGGAAGTGCACGGCATGCGCGGCCAGCAGCCACCAGAGGATGTCGCTGGTGTCGGCGCCCACGTGGGTCTTGAGGTAGACGATCGAGAAGGTGACGACCAGGTAGTACATGATGTTCTCGGCGAAACGCAGGCCCATCGCGGTGAAAACGCCTCGGGGGTAACGCTTCAGCACCTCGACCACACCGTAGGACACCGATTTGACGCGCTCCACCTCCTGCTGTGCCTCGACGAAGATCGGCGCATCGGTCACCTTGGTGCGGATGTAATAGCCGATGAGCACCACGACCGCCGACAGCCAGAAGGCGACCCGCCAGCCCCACGACAGGAACGCGGCGTCGGACAGCGTTCCGGTCAGCACCAGCAGCACGACTGTGGCCAGCATGTTGCCCACCGGCACCGCTGCCTGGGGCCAGCTGGCCCAGAAGCCGCGACTGTCGTTGGGGCTGTGCTCGGCGACCAGCAGGACGGCGCCACCCCACTCGCCGCCCACCGCGAAGCCCTGCAGGAATCGCAGCACGACGAGCAGGATCGGCGCCCAGACCCCGATCTGCGCGTACGTCGGCAGACACCCCATCAGGAACGTCACCACACCGACGAGCAGGATTGCGAACTGCAAGAGCTTCTTGCGGCCGAACTTGTCCCCGAAGTGGCCGAACACCACGCCGCCGAGGGGTCGGGCGACGAACCCGACCGCATAGGTCAGCAGCGCCGCGATGATCGCCTTCGAGTCACTGGTGCCTTCGGAGAAGAAGACCTTGTTGAACACCAACGTCGCCGCGGTGGCGTAGAGGAAGAACTCGTACCACTCGACGACCGTGCCGGCCATCGAGGCCACCACCACGCGTTTGAGACCCGTCGTGATCGATGCCGGCTGCGAGCTCTGTTGCGCGCTCATCGCACACCCCTTCTTTGTGACCATGACCACAGGTTGTTGTGAGTATTCATGCAGCCTCTCCGCACAGCAATGGCCAAATCTGCAGTGTCGGTCTGCAAAAATGCATATGTGTCGACCGCCA is a window of Mycolicibacterium chubuense NBB4 DNA encoding:
- a CDS encoding MFS transporter produces the protein MVTKKGCAMSAQQSSQPASITTGLKRVVVASMAGTVVEWYEFFLYATAATLVFNKVFFSEGTSDSKAIIAALLTYAVGFVARPLGGVVFGHFGDKFGRKKLLQFAILLVGVVTFLMGCLPTYAQIGVWAPILLVVLRFLQGFAVGGEWGGAVLLVAEHSPNDSRGFWASWPQAAVPVGNMLATVVLLVLTGTLSDAAFLSWGWRVAFWLSAVVVLIGYYIRTKVTDAPIFVEAQQEVERVKSVSYGVVEVLKRYPRGVFTAMGLRFAENIMYYLVVTFSIVYLKTHVGADTSDILWWLLAAHAVHFLVIPQVGRLSDRFGRRPVYIAGALLAGTWGFFAFPMMNSGDYLLIMGAIILGLMIHALMYSPQPAIMAEMFPTRMRYSGVSLGYQVTSIVAGSVAPAIATWLLDAFGSAVPIALYLAGAAVITLVAAWLTRETNGLDLKKLDEADREELAKAGVL